A DNA window from Hevea brasiliensis isolate MT/VB/25A 57/8 chromosome 2, ASM3005281v1, whole genome shotgun sequence contains the following coding sequences:
- the LOC110669929 gene encoding probable E3 ubiquitin-protein ligase RHG1A isoform X2, with the protein MQGQRSIIGSLPEILDFDHGSTSSNTIIDQQICWNNMQNPAENRLADFMLSPSHINNAYVNSVDQERQNSGGWSLGEPSSSGAQNDASCEDQKSEHGWSSSGSTRAGAGRRLEERRYEPGSILSLDSVNVNPQFGQSSNSDAIPQNLSLNAGFVGQGSDNGQVMESSNMYKSGRDENQRIPPASHSDAFVRPSGSSGYMLEESDGRPGCSSLDGRRQSCKRKAVEGHIGQSSMSGSSSFFHCSEGSAWPGVPTHYDAGSSLSISAPSEQVNPRLGLGLRGLASDGIPDAAVAGHSETSQRNFRLRINPSTQESVPPALFSTGSAVRRSNLPSSHRPSRLLPTDHSLDFRSPLAVEAATSQSQPFVIPVPPLPQNVQSFRWNESSSTRTGSSSSSIALSDREETGSRNISRNIWEHPMFVPATELRTSVRNPTNRSVTGGNVASTSRSGSSSGVHPLSPPSWVSHPNPSSRNSRRLAEYVRRSLFSSAGADSGGQSNAHSPLHSGPSGSSEEAMISSGVSNPVHHRSYPRSALWMERQGDGVLGIPYPFRTLAAAGEGRSRLLVSEIRNVLDLMRRGESLRFEDVMILDQSVFFGVADIHDRHRDMRLDVDNMSYEELLALEERIGNVSTGLSEETILNRLKQRKYSVAVRTEVDAEPCCVCQEEYNNGEDVGTLDCGHDFHTDCIKQWLMLKNWCPICKTTGLAT; encoded by the exons ATGCAAGGGCAGAGGAGTATTATTGGCTCATTGCCAGAAATACTGGACTTTGACCATGGATCTACATCAAGTAATACCATCATTGATCAGCAAATTTGCTGGAATAACATGCAAAATCCTGCAGAAAACCGATTAGCAGACTTTATGCTATCGCCAAGTCACATAAACAATGCATATGTCAATTCTGTTGATCAAGAACGACAAAATTCAGGTGGATGGAGTTTGGGTGAACCCAGTTCAAGTGGTGCACAAAACGATGCAAGTTGTGAAGACCAGAAATCAGAACATGGATGGTCATCTTCAGGAAGTACTCGTGCTGGAGCTGGTCGAAGGTTAGAAGAAAGGCGATATGAACCAGGCAGTATTCTATCGCTGGACAGTGTTAATGTGAACCCTCAATTTGGGCAGAGTTCCAATTCCGATGCAATTCCTCAGAATCTCAGTCTGAATGCAGGTTTTGTGGGTCAAGGCAGTGATAATGGACAAGTCATGGAAAGCTCTAACATGTACAAGTCTGGCAGAGATGAAAATCAGCGGATTCCTCCTGCTAGTCATTCTGATGCATTCGTGCGTCCTTCTGGAAGTAGTGGATACATGTTGGAAGAGAGTGATGGCAGACCAGGTTGTTCTTCATTGGATGGTCGCCGTCAGTCATGTAAAAGAAAGGCAGTCGAGGGACATATTGGACAGTCCTCTATGAGTGGAAGTTCAAGTTTCTTTCATTGCTCAGAGGGTAGTGCATGGCCTGGTGTTCCTACCCACTATGATGCAGGCAGCAGCTTGAGTATATCTGCTCCATCAGAACAGGTGAACCCCAGACTTGGATTAGGTCTGAGGGGACTAGCTTCTGATGGTATTCCTGATGCAGCAGTAGCCGGACATTCTGAAACCTCCCAAAGAAATTTTCGATTGAGAATAAATCCTTCAACTCAAGAATCTGTTCCCCCTGCTTTATTTTCTACAGGGAGTGCAGTTAGGCGCTCCAATTTACCATCTTCCCACCGCCCATCTAGACTTCTTCCGACCGATCATTCATTGGACTTTAGATCACCACTAGCAGTAGAAGCGGCAACTTCTCAGAGTCAGCCTTTTGTTATCCCTGTTCCACCTTTGCCCCAAAATGTGCAGTCATTTAGGTGGAATGAAAGCTCTAGCACCAGAACTGGTAGCTCATCAAGTTCTATTGCTTTGAGTGATAGGGAGGAAACCGGCTCGAGAAACATATCGAGAAACATTTGGGAACATCCTATGTTTGTACCTGCAACTGAGTTGAGAACCTCGGTTAGAAATCCAACAAATAGAAGTGTCACTGGTGGAAATGTTGCTTCTACATCGCGGTCTGGCTCAAGCTCGGGTGTCCATCCTTTATCACCTCCAAGTTGGGTGTCTCATCCAAATCCTTCTTCAAGAAATTCACGTAGATTAGCTGAATATGTTCGCCGTTCTCTATTTTCTTCTGCTGGTGCGGATTCTGGAGGCCAGAGCAATGCACATTCTCCGCTGCATTCTGGTCCTTCTGGCTCCTCAGAAGAAGCAATGATTTCTTCTGGAGTCAGTAACCCAGTGCATCATCGATCATATCCAAGATCAGCATTGTGGATGGAGAGACAGGGTGATGGTGTACTTGGAATTCCTTATCCTTTCCGAACTTTGGCTGCTGCCGGTGAAGGAAGAAGCAGGCTTCTTGTGTCTGAG ATTCGCAATGTCTTGGATCTCATGCGAAGGGGTGAGAGCTTGCGATTTGAG GATGTCATGATTCTTGACCAATCAGTGTTTTTTGGAGTGGCTGATATTCATGATAGGCATAGGGATATGCGGCTTGATGTTGATAACATGTCGTATGAG GAGTTGTTGGCTTTGGAAGAGCGCATTGGAAATGTTAGTACTGGATTGAGTGAAGAAACTATCTTAAACCGGCTAAAGCAGCGGAAATATTCTGTTGCAGTAAGGACTGAGGTGGATGCGGAACCTTGTTGCGTTTGTCAG GAGGAATATAATAATGGAGAAGATGTTGGAACACTGGACTGTGGGCATGATTTTCACACCGATTGTATTAAACAATGGCTGATGCTTAAGAATTGGTGCCCCATTTGTAAAACAACGGGGCTTGCTACATGA
- the LOC110669929 gene encoding probable E3 ubiquitin-protein ligase RHG1A isoform X1, with translation MQGQRSIIGSLPEILDFDHGSTSSNTIIDQQICWNNMQNPAENRLADFMLSPSHINNAYVNSVDQERQNSGGWSLGEPSSSGAQNDASCEDQKSEHGWSSSGSTRAGAGRRLEERRYEPGSILSLDSVNVNPQFGQSSNSDAIPQNLSLNAGFVGQGSDNGQVMESSNMYKSGRDENQRIPPASHSDAFVRPSGSSGYMLEESDGRPGCSSLDGRRQSCKRKAVEGHIGQSSMSGSSSFFHCSEGSAWPGVPTHYDAGSSLSISAPSEQVNPRLGLGLRGLASDGIPDAAVAGHSETSQRNFRLRINPSTQESVPPALFSTGSAVRRSNLPSSHRPSRLLPTDHSLDFRSPLAVEAATSQSQPFVIPVPPLPQNVQSFRWNESSSTRTGSSSSSIALSDREETGSRNISRNIWEHPMFVPATELRTSVRNPTNRSVTGGNVASTSRSGSSSGVHPLSPPSWVSHPNPSSRNSRRLAEYVRRSLFSSAGADSGGQSNAHSPLHSGPSGSSEEAMISSGVSNPVHHRSYPRSALWMERQGDGVLGIPYPFRTLAAAGEGRSRLLVSEQIRNVLDLMRRGESLRFEDVMILDQSVFFGVADIHDRHRDMRLDVDNMSYEELLALEERIGNVSTGLSEETILNRLKQRKYSVAVRTEVDAEPCCVCQEEYNNGEDVGTLDCGHDFHTDCIKQWLMLKNWCPICKTTGLAT, from the exons ATGCAAGGGCAGAGGAGTATTATTGGCTCATTGCCAGAAATACTGGACTTTGACCATGGATCTACATCAAGTAATACCATCATTGATCAGCAAATTTGCTGGAATAACATGCAAAATCCTGCAGAAAACCGATTAGCAGACTTTATGCTATCGCCAAGTCACATAAACAATGCATATGTCAATTCTGTTGATCAAGAACGACAAAATTCAGGTGGATGGAGTTTGGGTGAACCCAGTTCAAGTGGTGCACAAAACGATGCAAGTTGTGAAGACCAGAAATCAGAACATGGATGGTCATCTTCAGGAAGTACTCGTGCTGGAGCTGGTCGAAGGTTAGAAGAAAGGCGATATGAACCAGGCAGTATTCTATCGCTGGACAGTGTTAATGTGAACCCTCAATTTGGGCAGAGTTCCAATTCCGATGCAATTCCTCAGAATCTCAGTCTGAATGCAGGTTTTGTGGGTCAAGGCAGTGATAATGGACAAGTCATGGAAAGCTCTAACATGTACAAGTCTGGCAGAGATGAAAATCAGCGGATTCCTCCTGCTAGTCATTCTGATGCATTCGTGCGTCCTTCTGGAAGTAGTGGATACATGTTGGAAGAGAGTGATGGCAGACCAGGTTGTTCTTCATTGGATGGTCGCCGTCAGTCATGTAAAAGAAAGGCAGTCGAGGGACATATTGGACAGTCCTCTATGAGTGGAAGTTCAAGTTTCTTTCATTGCTCAGAGGGTAGTGCATGGCCTGGTGTTCCTACCCACTATGATGCAGGCAGCAGCTTGAGTATATCTGCTCCATCAGAACAGGTGAACCCCAGACTTGGATTAGGTCTGAGGGGACTAGCTTCTGATGGTATTCCTGATGCAGCAGTAGCCGGACATTCTGAAACCTCCCAAAGAAATTTTCGATTGAGAATAAATCCTTCAACTCAAGAATCTGTTCCCCCTGCTTTATTTTCTACAGGGAGTGCAGTTAGGCGCTCCAATTTACCATCTTCCCACCGCCCATCTAGACTTCTTCCGACCGATCATTCATTGGACTTTAGATCACCACTAGCAGTAGAAGCGGCAACTTCTCAGAGTCAGCCTTTTGTTATCCCTGTTCCACCTTTGCCCCAAAATGTGCAGTCATTTAGGTGGAATGAAAGCTCTAGCACCAGAACTGGTAGCTCATCAAGTTCTATTGCTTTGAGTGATAGGGAGGAAACCGGCTCGAGAAACATATCGAGAAACATTTGGGAACATCCTATGTTTGTACCTGCAACTGAGTTGAGAACCTCGGTTAGAAATCCAACAAATAGAAGTGTCACTGGTGGAAATGTTGCTTCTACATCGCGGTCTGGCTCAAGCTCGGGTGTCCATCCTTTATCACCTCCAAGTTGGGTGTCTCATCCAAATCCTTCTTCAAGAAATTCACGTAGATTAGCTGAATATGTTCGCCGTTCTCTATTTTCTTCTGCTGGTGCGGATTCTGGAGGCCAGAGCAATGCACATTCTCCGCTGCATTCTGGTCCTTCTGGCTCCTCAGAAGAAGCAATGATTTCTTCTGGAGTCAGTAACCCAGTGCATCATCGATCATATCCAAGATCAGCATTGTGGATGGAGAGACAGGGTGATGGTGTACTTGGAATTCCTTATCCTTTCCGAACTTTGGCTGCTGCCGGTGAAGGAAGAAGCAGGCTTCTTGTGTCTGAG CAGATTCGCAATGTCTTGGATCTCATGCGAAGGGGTGAGAGCTTGCGATTTGAG GATGTCATGATTCTTGACCAATCAGTGTTTTTTGGAGTGGCTGATATTCATGATAGGCATAGGGATATGCGGCTTGATGTTGATAACATGTCGTATGAG GAGTTGTTGGCTTTGGAAGAGCGCATTGGAAATGTTAGTACTGGATTGAGTGAAGAAACTATCTTAAACCGGCTAAAGCAGCGGAAATATTCTGTTGCAGTAAGGACTGAGGTGGATGCGGAACCTTGTTGCGTTTGTCAG GAGGAATATAATAATGGAGAAGATGTTGGAACACTGGACTGTGGGCATGATTTTCACACCGATTGTATTAAACAATGGCTGATGCTTAAGAATTGGTGCCCCATTTGTAAAACAACGGGGCTTGCTACATGA